The DNA segment ACGCTAACTTTCGTCATGACCGACGCTGGCTTTCTGAAATTTCGCGACGGTCGGGAGGGGGCGGATGGCAATTGACCGATCGATACCCCTGGTCCGGGCAAGCGGCCTCGGTCCGCTTCCGGCGGTCTTCGAACAGCGGGCCGGGGAGCGCGCCCTCTGGAAGGCCTTCGAACAGGAAGGACTGCCGCTCGCGGTGATCGGCGCGCCGCAGACGCCCGTTCCATTGGGCTCCATGATCGGCGTCTTCGAAAGATGCGCTCGCCTTCTGGGCGACCGGACGTTCGGGATCGACGTCGGCTTCGAAATGGCAAAGGCTTGGGGCTATGGCTTGTGGGGCGCCTACGGCGCCGCCGCCCCGACACTCGGTCAGGCGATCGAGCGATATTGCCGGACCTTCCGCGCCCATGCCCTCAGCGGGAGGCTGGAGCTTCTCCCGCGCGGCGTCCACCGGGTCTGGCGCTGTGTGGGGCCGCCGTTCAGTTTGCCTGCCATCCACCACGCCGATCACCTGATTGGGCCGATGATACTCCTCTCCAGAGAGTATCTGGGCTCCCGATGGACGCCAAAATGGATCGAGGTCTCCTATCTCCGCGACGCTGATGCCCATCTGCTCGAAGACAGGCTGCAGATCCCGATCCGCTACGGTTGCGGCGGCATGGGGCTCGCCTTCGCTCCCGAAGATCTGCTCGCACGGCGGACGCGAGATCCTGCGAAGGGTTCCGAAATCGTGACGCTGCGGGAAGTTGTCGCCGACGTGGTTCTGTCGCGCGCCGCCGAACCGGCCCGCTCAGTTTCGGCCATCGTGGCGCTTCGGCTTCTCGACGGGCAGACCGACATCGACGGAACGGCGCGCATGGCCGGCGCGAGCGTCCGGAACCTGCAACGCCTGCTTGCTCAAGAGGGCTACACCTATCGCGAAGTAATCGACGCGGCGCGCAGGGCCCGGGCGCTCAGCCTGTTGCAGGAAACGGAGAGGCCGATCCTCGAAATCGCGATGCTGCTCGGCTACGAGGATCACGCCAGCTTCTCCAGGGCCTTCCGTCGCTGGATGGGCTGCGCGCCCTCGGAATTCAGAGATCGCACCCAACCTGTAGTGTTGGCGCAAACTGCGAAGCTGCTCGGCGCCTAGGCTCAGGGCAAGCTGATCACGGCCAGAAGAGCACGGTGGCCGCGGGAGCCGAGAAGAAGACGGTTGGACATCGGTCGTAACGGCTTGCGACGCCGCGCCAATCCTTGAGGCGGTGAAACATGATCTCGATGCGGTTGCGCCAGCGCAGCCCGTTCCGATTGACGAAGATGATCCCGCTCAGCACCCGTCGGTCATCGACCCGTGGCTCTTGGGAACATACGGTGACAGACGCGCCATCCGCTCGTCCGTTAGCCAATAAAGACCGCTCCCACTCAGCCTCTTCGGGGAGCCTGAATCATATCGCAGCCCGCCGATGAGGGGACCTGCGCCTAGGATTTGCCGCCCTTCGTCGTCGAAGGGGTCCATAAAGCCCATCACGGCTCAAGCGAGCGTGGGGACGTCTATTCCGTACGTTCCGATTTTTCGCAGCCAGCCAAAGTCTAACCTATTGAAGCTGGCGCGCCGACCAAGTCGAAACCAGGAACACCTATA comes from the Ancylobacter pratisalsi genome and includes:
- a CDS encoding helix-turn-helix transcriptional regulator, producing MAIDRSIPLVRASGLGPLPAVFEQRAGERALWKAFEQEGLPLAVIGAPQTPVPLGSMIGVFERCARLLGDRTFGIDVGFEMAKAWGYGLWGAYGAAAPTLGQAIERYCRTFRAHALSGRLELLPRGVHRVWRCVGPPFSLPAIHHADHLIGPMILLSREYLGSRWTPKWIEVSYLRDADAHLLEDRLQIPIRYGCGGMGLAFAPEDLLARRTRDPAKGSEIVTLREVVADVVLSRAAEPARSVSAIVALRLLDGQTDIDGTARMAGASVRNLQRLLAQEGYTYREVIDAARRARALSLLQETERPILEIAMLLGYEDHASFSRAFRRWMGCAPSEFRDRTQPVVLAQTAKLLGA